One window of the Trifolium pratense cultivar HEN17-A07 linkage group LG2, ARS_RC_1.1, whole genome shotgun sequence genome contains the following:
- the LOC123903916 gene encoding uncharacterized protein LOC123903916, giving the protein MNRNGYRDEKSCCYFHPKQVVVGVCPLCLNERLLLLAAKQGRRHHQNHRSCSSSSKKGSTSQKIQNSVQTKPPNSSSIHKIFAFGSLFTRLESRHCKSNGNYDYDDVSPSPEEDSFISIKFEENGVASWEKSTVSKVSLENCNNNTSNSNNKVSWNHQSLKDKLETKSVIEHSKSRDIFRWKKRIGHMFQLIRWKKTGGSVCHVGNKVDGGTVKVRKGWMRTLTKRKKKTME; this is encoded by the exons ATGAATAGAAATGGTTATAGAGATGAAAAATCATGTTGCTATTTTCATCCAAAACAAGTAGTTGTTGGTGTATGTCCTTTGTGTTTGAATGAAAGGCTTCTTTTATTGGCTGCAAAACAAGGGCGGCGCCACCATCAAAACCAccgttcttgttcttcttcctCCAAAAAAGGTTCTACTTCACAAAAGATTCAAAATTCAGTACAAACAAAACCACCCAATTCTTCTTCTATTCATAAGATCTTTGCTTTTGGTTCTCTCTTCACTCGTCTTGAATCTCGTCACTGCAAATCTAATGGCaactatgattatgatgatgtcTCTCCAAGTCCAGAAG AAGACTCATTCATATCAATCAAGTTTGAAGAAAATGGGGTAGCCTCGTGGGAAAAGAGCACGGTCTCAAAGGTATCCCTAGAGAATTGCAATAACAATACCTCCAACTCCAACAACAAAGTATCATGGAACCATCAAAGCTTGAAGGACAAATTAGAGACCAAGAGTGTGATTGAGCATAGTAAGTCACGTGACATATTTAGGTGGAAGAAGAGGATTGGTCACATGTTCCAGCTCATTAGGTGGAAAAAAACAGGTGGTAGTGTTTGCCACGTAGGCAACAAGGTTGATGGTGGTACAGTTAAAGTCAGAAAAGGTTGGATGAGGACTCTGacaaagaggaagaagaagaccATGGAATAA
- the LOC123903917 gene encoding protein PELOTA 1-like, whose translation MQEGLAHILLVGRSMTVTRSRIKASIPRKHGAAIAGFEKALNKFFENVLQDQFHRHLFLEAERRQLRPIIENKSRIILAHTSS comes from the exons ATGCAAGAAGGATTAGCCCATATCCTCCTTGTTGGTAGAAG TATGACTGTTACTCGTTCACGGATAAAAGCTTCAATTCCTCGCAAGCATGGGGCTGCAATTGCTGGTTTTGAGAAA GCTTTGAATAAGTTCTTTGAGAATGTTTTGCAG GATCAGTTTCATCGTCACTTATTTTTGGAGGCAGAAAGAAGACAGCTGCGACCTATTATTGAAAACAAATCACGCATCATTCTCGCACACACAAGCTCATGA
- the LOC123903918 gene encoding uncharacterized protein LOC123903918 isoform X2: MDNSILQNNHTPTPTHSSRSTSSRSLRDVRYSCGSCGYDLNLSSSNRNTSSIDSKYGKSIKRVSSNGAQPSPSTKTPTRVKYSIRIRALQPSSSQESGNGISVLA, translated from the exons atggacAATTCGATTCTTCAAAATAATCACACTCCAACTCCAACTCACTCCTCCCGTTCCACTTCTTCCAGGAGTCTAAGAGATGTTCGCTACag CTGTGGTTCTTGCGGATATGACCTTAACCTATCTTCGTCCAACCGAAACACATCATCAATAGATTCAAAATATGGAAAATCAATAAAGCGAG TATCATCAAATGGAGCACAACCATCACCTTCGACTAAAACACCGACTCGTGTGAAATATAGCATTCGTATTCGTGCCTTGCAGCCTTCCTCTTCCCAAGAATCTGGAAATGGAATCTCTGTCTTGGCTTGA
- the LOC123903918 gene encoding uncharacterized protein At4g08330, chloroplastic-like isoform X1, which yields MDNSILQNNHTPTPTHSSRSTSSRSLRDVRYSCGSCGYDLNLSSSNRNTSSIDSKYGKSIKRGMISFFNIDDSRFTQVDEIECAPHFSKHLWGLFRRKTKLLCRKCCNHIGYAYNGYNSSSPSFILVSSNGAQPSPSTKTPTRVKYSIRIRALQPSSSQESGNGISVLA from the exons atggacAATTCGATTCTTCAAAATAATCACACTCCAACTCCAACTCACTCCTCCCGTTCCACTTCTTCCAGGAGTCTAAGAGATGTTCGCTACag CTGTGGTTCTTGCGGATATGACCTTAACCTATCTTCGTCCAACCGAAACACATCATCAATAGATTCAAAATATGGAAAATCAATAAAGCGAGGTATGATATCATTCTTCAATATTGATGATAGCAGGTTTACACAAGTTGATGAAATTGAATGTGCTCCACATTTTTCCAAGCATTTGTGGGGTTTGTTTCGCCGAAAAACAAAGCTTCTTTGTCGCAAATGTTGCAACCATATAGGTTATGCATACAATGGTTACAACTCATCATCACCATCTTTTATTCTAGTATCATCAAATGGAGCACAACCATCACCTTCGACTAAAACACCGACTCGTGTGAAATATAGCATTCGTATTCGTGCCTTGCAGCCTTCCTCTTCCCAAGAATCTGGAAATGGAATCTCTGTCTTGGCTTGA
- the LOC123904966 gene encoding secreted RxLR effector protein 161-like: MVLVYLTITRPDIAYAVHVISQFVVSPTTVHWAAVLRILRYLQGTRFQSILFPSSSALELRAYSAADWAGDPTDRKSTTGFCIFLGDSLISWKSKKQDIVSRSSTEVEYRAMASTTTEIVWLRWLLSDMGIPLSEPTPMYCDNKSAIQIAYNSVFHERTKHIEIDCHFTRHHLQQRTITLPFVSSSLQIADLFTKTLSSKRFCLLIDKLSMLPVNAS; the protein is encoded by the exons ATGGT TCTGGTGTACCTTACAATTACCAGACCTGATATTGCTTATGCTGTTCATGTTATTAGTCAGTTTGTTGTCTCTCCCACTACAGTTCATTGGGCAGCTGTTCTTCGCATTCTTCGCTATCTTCAAGGGACACGGTTTCAGAGCATTCTATTTCCCTCATCCTCTGCATTGGAGTTACGTGCTTATTCTGCCGCTGATTGGGCTGGTGACCCAACTGATCGTAAGTCTACCaccggtttttgtatttttcttggagACTCTCTTATTTCTTGGAAGAGTAAGAAACAAGATATTGTCTCTCGCTCCTCTACAGAAGTCGAGTATCGTGCTATGGCATCCACTACTACTGAAATAGTTTGGTTGCGTTGGTTACTTTCTGATATGGGTATTCCTCTTTCTGAACCAACTCCCATGTATTGTGATAATAAGAGTGCCATTCAAATTGCCTACAACTCGGTATTTCATGAACGCACAAAGCATATTGAGATTGATTGCCATTTCACTCGTCATCATCTTCAGCAGAGAACGATTACTCTACCGTTTGTCTCCTCCTCCTTGCAGATTGCTGACTTGTTTACGAAAACGCTTTCCTCTAAACGTTTTTGTTTATtgattgacaaactctcgatgctaCCTGttaatgcatcgtga